A region of Bombyx mori chromosome 13, ASM3026992v2 DNA encodes the following proteins:
- the LOC101737256 gene encoding teneurin-m isoform X2, which yields MNGLERCFFDQRLGRLHPYGSGSGSSSDSGRHRTRSRGLSDSPTAPTTPTSASDNASDATLTDSELPLARDSTLLVQNGMLRSTYDRPDHERCLLEGSRLPPDVPPRNPTISRLNGRITGNPADLADFEPSCLVRTPSGNFYVPSGDIQKNPSMDYKSNSSCSSPGKQDKNTLERMDRGDRAHPAFGAPVPVLPVRNNLRATHFPPTASRFHFRKGLSSRCSWKCTAIVFIILFVLLLAIASYMSASYFVNWSYQNSKACTVIVGESTEMFSASKATTLEASNKSLARPHQGSSSSNLGNEQNHSRHRRSVDVEGHASVQPISTMDLSTAVNSVHDISPPSTVSLPHGVTSTTSAQVSEENGDANAFVSANTGDLTKGSLTTRDDDKITTVPSSTVRVTSAINLNENFDNADDVTDKTKPLHVNRLIEIPVFEKSTMATKREQEDIAYDPDDMQGDAFPSIYAYGNQKRQYLKILERLREAYQKIHIYNDTVKIDKNLDKFHYDSDNNDKIDAVPRTTSTVKVIADTETPEMIQTKTSTETSLTSEITVKTPVITTPIVRAITQNEFNSPEFVTTTPAPSVFTTNNLITTTTTATQEASDENVTPTVNIAEARTSDVTNPKRVLINLTISADDADSSYKPLYSLTVTVPTVGAPNELPTVKITPMDVEPTQSMKFDKPVVLDGISNQVNTTTEVPKVATPENTEDWGGICECSCPICGSNNTDDFYDDYTDKSSTTESIPASTEGVDSTPIETTTENEPIESKTGTNPETTTETLSTTDLIDTDSTMEPTTYPEASTTEVTQCVCPKVNPPIILILEGGRTFPAQSFPPDGTTFKQITLGEKLSKEIPPYSYWNMQFYQSQSSYVNFDYLIPRGASIGVYARRNALPTHTQYNFLEVLTGFKARTTRASYPSVKKEVTHYMEQGPWFLSLYNDDGDPQEISFVALVAEEMTHNCPNGCSGKGECLMGHCQCQPGFGGDDCSKSVCPVLCSQRGEYINGECQCNPGWKGKECSLRHDECEVPDCNGHGHCVNGKCSCVRGYKGKFCGEIDCPHPTCSGHGFCIEGTCVCKKGWKGADCGTMDKDALQCLPDCSGHGTFDVDTQTCSCHAKWSGEDCSKEVCSLECGPHGRCVGESCSCAAGWSGEFCSVRLCDARCAEHGQCKNGTCLCVSGWNGRHCTLEGCPRSCAGHGQCRVDNDGRWECKCFDGWDGPDCTTLKEQICDDSRDNDKDGLVDCEDPECCQSPACKSSQLCVSSPKPTDILLRKQPPAITASFFERMKFLIDEGSLQNYAKQETFNESRSAVIRGRVITTLGSGLVGVRVSTSTPLEGFTLTREDGWFDLLVNGGGAVTLHFGRSPFKRSTQVVFVPWNEVVIIEEVVMTTADEKTGMGPPQACLAHDYDMMKPVVLATWKHGFQGACPDKSAILAESQVVQESLQIPGTGLNLVYHSSRAAGYLSTIQLQLTPEIVPPTLALIHLRITIEGILFEKTFEADPIIKFTYSWNRLNVYRQRVYGVTTALVKVGYQYTDCKDIIWNVQTTKLSGHDMSISDVGGWNLDIHHRYNFHEGILQKGDGTNIYLKHKPRLIITTMGDGRQRKLECGSECIGPATKQRLLAPVALAAAPDGSIFVGDFNLVRKINTDGTVRTLVKLNATRVSYRYHMALSPLDGTLYISDPESHQIIKVHNTEDFSDPEHNWETVVGSGERCLPGDEAHCGDGALARDAKLAYPKGVAVSVDNVVYFADGTNIRMVDRDGIITTVIGNHMHRAHWKPIPCEGTLSVEEVHLRWPTELAINPLDNSLHIIDDHMILQMAPDGRVKVIAGRPLHCPAPVSGYDMELATYATLVMPQSIAFGAAGDLYVAESDSQRINRVRLITTDGKISLYAGAESKCNCLERGCDCFEADHFLASNSKFNTISAVVVSPDGIVHIADQANYRIRSVMASIPDASGTREYEIYSPDTQEIYIFNRFGQHVMTKNILTGEDNYVFTYTVNTRNGKLSTVTDAAGNKVFLLRDYSSLVNSIENTKGQKCRLKMSRMKMLQELRTPDNFNVTFDYHRTTGLLKSKYDSTGRSYIYNYDEFGRLTSAVTPTGRIINLTFDLGLKGAIVRVSENNRKPVSILIKGSSVNTKIGEAEKKTIISTDGSISSSMPWGHVISTDTVPYTILAEIDPILGESYPVPAKQRTEVGGDLANRFEWRYFLRRLMSSKGKSSKAVAQIGRKLRVNGENLLTLEYDRDTSTVAVFMDDKYELLNVTYDRTARPVKWGPRSGIFSEVELEYDRFNRLTRWSWGDLNETYGFDRAGRLHEIRYGDGSSLAYSFRDMFTSLPLKVTTPRGSDYLLDYDDSGALQNLTTPRGHIHTFALMTSLGYFKYQYFSPMNRHPYEIFYNDDGHILSKIFPHQSGKILYVYDGTGKLETVLAGASAIRYVYHDNTHLVKNVEISDPDYDLKQDYKYHAGILKDAKMKFNSKSGLNNAHFKYQYDGNARLSTIDVNINSKEMPQLRLKYNQNLGSLEAVSDLRIYRNTFNRTVMQDTSKQFFTITDYDDHGRIKTFLINIKAFDVFRLELEYDARNRIKTKKLMIGDTAFSERISYNYDGHLMEVVGSEDDLKYNYDENGNVIGIIEHGEKRYLGYDIGDRVVQYGDVEFSSYDGRGFVVRRGEQKYRYNSRGQFVHAFERDKFQTWYYYDDRSRLVAWKDDKNNITQFFYANPQTPTLITHMHHPKTEKTVRLLYDQRDFLTCIETEEQRFYVATDHNGSPLAVFDVKGDIVKEIKRSPFGKIIKDSNPSFYVPVDFHGGIFDYNTNLIYLENRLYDPVVGQWMTPSWEHLATKLSLPTDIFIYRFKNNDPINKQQNVPYMTSLNSWLQLYGYDLNKMMGSKYINDMIFQPMTSVTAAQLAPDFGVMSGLQCIIEKVNDKLSDIEFVPTPLLKMEPITRNLLPRVSYKRGVFGEGVLISRVDGRAFISVADGANSVVEDVITTVFNNSYFLDVHFSIHDQDVFYFVKDNSLKIRDDMEELRRLSGKFNVSQDETNDQGLEVRVHAVGKGSAQAVIVLRYGVDPAQERIKLLKHAHKRAATRAWEREKALVAAGWEGRGSWTEEEKEELISHGIVDGWAARDVHSISKYPQLADDPANIVFVRDGRRKRRKSGRSRHRS from the exons GTTGTCTTCTTGAAGGTTCCCGGCTACCGCCCGATGTGCCACCCAGAAACCCGACCATATCTCGGCTGAACGGCCGCATAACGGGCAACCCCGCCGACCTCGCTGACTTCGAACCGTCGTGTTTGGTCCGCACACCTTCGGGAAACTTCTACGTGCCTTCAG gaGACATCCAAAAAAATCCTTCAATGGATTACAAGTCGAATTCGTCGTGCAGCAGTCCGGGGAAACAAGACAAAAACACCCTGGAGAGGATGGATCGGGGCGACCGGGCCCATCCCGCGTTCGGAGCCCCGGTGCCCGTGCTGCCTGTGAGGAACAACCTCAGGGCCACCCACTTCCCTCCGACCGCTTCCAGGTTCCACTTCAGGAAGGGCCTCTCTTCACGGTGCTCGTGGAAATGCACCGCTATCGTCTTTATAATACTCTTCGTTCTACTTTTAGCGATCGCTTCTTATATGTCAG CATCTTACTTCGTCAACTGGTCATATCAAAACTCGAAAGCGTGCACAGTTATAGTTGGCGAATCGACGGAGATGTTCTCGGCTTCGAAAGCGACCACTCTCGAAGCGAGCAACAAATCTCTCGCGAGACCTCATCAGGgctcgtcctcgtcgaacttagGTAACGAGCAAAACCATTCCCGACACCGTAGGAGCGTAGATGTAGAAGGGCATGCTTCTGTACAACCTATCTCTACTATGGATCTTTCCACTGCTGTAAATAGTGTGCATGATATCTCTCCGCCTTCCACTGTTAGCTTGCCGCATGGTGTGACGTCGACCACTTCCGCTCAAGTAAGTGAAGAAAATGGGGATGCTAATGCTTTTGTGTCTGCTAATACCGGTGATCTAACCAAGGGATCGCTTACAACGCGTGAcgacgataaaataacaacggtACCTAGTTCGACTGTAAGAGTTACAAGTGCtattaatttgaatgaaaattttGATAATGCTGATGATGTAACAGACAAAACTAAACCATTACATGTTAACCGACTAATTGAAATTCCGGTTTTCGAAAAATCCACTATGGCAACAAAAAGAGAACAAGAGGATATTGCTTACGATCCAGACGACATGCAAGGGGACGCTTTCCCGTCTATATACGCATACGGTAATCAAAAGCGTCAATACCTTAAAATTTTAGAGAGACTAAGAGAGGCGTATCAAAAAATTCATATCTACAACGATACGGTGAAAATTGACAAGAATTTAGATAAATTTCATTATGATAGTGACAATAATGACAAAATTGACGCTGTTCCTAGAACAACAtcaactgtaaaagtaatagcTGATACTGAAACACCTGAAATGATTCAAACTAAAACAAGTACAGAAACATCTTTAACCAGTGAAATAACCGTTAAGACTCCAGTAATAACTACACCAATAGTTAGGGCTATCACGCAGAATGAATTTAATTCACCCGAGTTTGTCACTACTACACCAGCACCAAGTGTTTTTACTACCAATAACCTTATCACAACCACAACAACAGCCACGCAGGAAGCGTCGGATGAAAATGTAACACCGACTGTAAATATTGCTGAAGCGAGAACCTCGGATGTGACTAATCCTAAACGCGTTTTAATTAATCTAACAATATCAGCTGATGACGCCGATTCGTCCTATAAACCGCTTTATTCATTGACAGTAACAGTTCCAACTGTAGGAGCCCCGAATGAGTTACCTACGGTCAAAATTACTCCAATGGACGTTGAGCCAACGCAGTCCATGAAATTCGATAAACCTGTTGTACTAGATGGAATAAGTAATCAGGTTAACACAACAACTGAAGTACCAAAAGTCGCTACGCCTGAGAACACTGAAGATTGGGGTGGAATCTGTGAATGTTCTTGCCCGATTTGTGGCTCTAACAACACAGATGATTTTTATGATGATTACACAGACAAATCTAGTACAACGGAAAGTATTCCAGCTTCAACTGAGGGTGTAGATAGTACACCGATAGAAACAACGACAGAAAATGAACCAATTGAAAGCAAAACAGGAACAAATCCGGAAACAACCACAGAAACTCTATCAACGACTGACCTCATTGATACAGACTCTACAATGGAACCGACAACATATCCTGAAGCTTCGACCACAGAAGTCACACAATGTGTCTGCCCAAAAGTTAATCCTCCCATTATTCTAATATTAGAAG GTGGGCGGACCTTTCCTGCTCAGTCGTTCCCGCCAGACGGAACGACATTCAAACAAATAACTTTAGGCGAAAAattatcaaaagaaatcccTCCATATAGTTATTGGAACATGCAGTTCTATCAATCACAGTCTTCGTAcgtgaatttcgactacttgaTACCGCGTGGCGCGTCGATTGGTGTTTATGCGAGGCGAAACGCGTTGCCAACGCACACTCAGTATAACTTCTTAGAGGTCCTGACCGGATTCAAGGCTCGGACTACGAGGGCCTCGTAT CCATCCGTAAAGAAAGAGGTAACCCATTACATGGAACAAGGACCCTGGTTCCTTTCTTTGTACAACGATGACGGCGATCCTCAGGAGATCTCGTTCGTTGCATTGGTAGCTGAAGAAATGACACACAACTGTCCTAATGGATGCTCTGGAAAAGGAGAGTGCCTGATGGGCCATTGTCAATGTCAGCCCGGCTTCGGAGGCGACGATTGCAGCAAAA GTGTGTGCCCTGTCCTCTGCAGCCAACGTGGCGAGTACATCAACGGCGAATGTCAATGCAACCCGGGCTGGAAAGGGAAGGAATGCTCACTGAGACACGACGAATGCGAGGTACCGGACTGCAACGGGCACGGACATTGCGTCAACGGAAAGTGCTCCTGTGTCAGAGGATACAAGGGCAAGTTCTGCGGCGAGATCGACTGTCCCCACCCGACGTGCTCGGGTCACGGGTTTTGCATCGAAGGAACCTGCGTCTGTAAGAAAGGATGGAAAGGAGCCGATTGCGGGACTATGGATAAAGACGCTTTGCAGTGCTTGCCGGATTGTTCGGGACACGGAACCTTTGACGTAGATACACAGACTTGCTCTTGTCACGCTAAGTGGTCCGGGGAGGACTGCTCTAAAG AAGTGTGTTCGTTGGAATGCGGTCCGCACGGGCGCTGCGTTGGGGAGTCGTGCTCATGCGCCGCGGGCTGGTCGGGCGAGTTCTGCTCGGTGCGGCTGTGCGACGCGCGCTGCGCTGAACACGGACAGTGCAAGAACGGCACCTGCCTGTGCGTGTCGGGATGGAACGGACGACACTGCACGCTGGAAGGGTGTCCGCGCAGCTGCGCCGGCCACGGACAGTGCCGCGTGGACAACGACGGCCGCTGGGAGTGCAAGTGCTTCGACGGCTGGGACGGCCCGGACTGCACCACGCTCAAAGAACAGATCTGCGACGACTCCAGGGATaatgataaag ACGGACTAGTGGACTGCGAAGATCCAGAGTGCTGTCAGAGTCCAGCCTGCAAGAGCAGTCAGCTCTGCGTGTCGTCACCCAAACCCACAGACATTTTGCTCCGGAAGCAGCCGCCCGCCATAACCGCGTCGTTCTTCGAGCGAATGAAATTCCTCATAGACGAGGGTAGTTTGCAAAATTACGCGAAACAAGAGACGTTCAACGAAAG TCGCTCAGCGGTGATCCGTGGTCGTGTGATCACGACCTTGGGTTCTGGATTAGTCGGAGTCAGGGTCTCCACGTCTACTCCTTTGGAAGGCTTCACTCTGACGAGGGAGGACGGTTGGTTCGACCTCCTGGTCAATGGAGGCGGAGCTGTGACCTTGCACTTTGGTAGATCGCCGTTCAAAAGGTCCACACAAGTGGTCTTCGTGCCGTGGAATGAA GTGGTGATCATCGAAGAAGTGGTTATGACCACAGCTGACGAGAAGACTGGCATGGGACCTCCTCAGGCGTGTTTGGCTCACGACTACGATATGATGAAGCCCGTTGTTCTTGCCACGTGGAAACATGGGTTCCAGGGCGCTTGTCCAGATAAAAGCGCTATACTGGCCGAATCACAG GTGGTCCAGGAAAGTCTGCAGATACCAGGAACTGGCTTAAACCTGGTATATCACAGCTCTCGCGCAGCCGGCTATCTCTCCACCATACAACTTCAGCTCACCCCCGAGATAGTTCCACCGACTCTAGCCCTTATCCACCTCCGCATTACCATCGAGGGGATTCTCTTCGAGAAGACTTTTGAAGCGGATCCGATAATAAAATTCACTTACTCGTGGAATCGTCTTAATGTGTACCGTCAAAGAGTGTACGGAGTGACCACGGCTCTGGTCAAAGTCGGTTATCAGTACACGGACTGCAAGGACATCATATGGAACGTGCAGACGACAAAGTTGAGCGGCCACGATATGAGCATATCTGATGTTGGTGGCTGGAACCTGGATATACATCATAGATACAATTTCCATGAAG GTATACTCCAAAAAGGCGACGGCACCAACATCTACCTGAAGCACAAGCCTCGTCTCATCATCACCACAATGGGAGACGGCCGCCAGCGTAAGCTTGAGTGCGGATCCGAATGCATCGGGCCGGCCACTAAACAGAGACTGCTGGCTCCGGTCGCGCTTGCCGCCGCTCCTGACGGGTCCATCTTTGTCGGAGACTTCAACCTGGTCAGGAAGATCAATACCGATGGCACCGTGCGAACTCTGGTCAAATTGAA CGCCACTCGTGTTTCTTACCGCTACCACATGGCGCTCTCACCGCTGGACGGGACGCTTTACATCTCCGATCCTGAATCACACCAGATCATCAAGGTCCACAACACCGAAGACTTCAGCGATCCAGAACATAACTGGGAAACCGTAGTCGGGTCTGGTGAAAGGTGCCTTCCTGGGGATGAAGCTCACTGCGGAGACGGTGCATTGGCTAGGGACGCCAAGCTCGCTTACCCCAAAGGCGTGGCCGTTTCAGTGGACAACGTCGTTTACTTCGCAGATGGCACCAACATCCGTATGGTAGACCGCGACGGAATCATCACAACTGTAATCGGAAACCACATGCATAGGGCGCACTGGAAACCGATCCCTTGTGAGGGGACTCTGAGTGTTGAAGAAGTTCACTTGCGCTGGCCAACGGAACTAGCCATCAATCCTTTAGACAACAGCTTGCACATAATAGATGACCACATGATATTGCAAATGGCACCTGATGGGAGAGTCAAAGTGATCGCTGGACGACCGTTGCACTGTCCCGCACCAGTAAGCGGGTACGACATGGAACTGGCTACATACGCCACATTGGTGATGCCTCAAAGCATAGCATTCGGAGCGGCAGGGGATTTGTACGTCGCAGAAAGTGACTCCCAGAGAATCAACAGAGTTAGACTTATCACCACTGATGGCAAAATATCTTTGTACGCCGGAGCCGAGTCTAAATGTAATTGCTTAGAAAGAGGCTGCGACTGCTTCGAAGCCGATCATTTCTTAGCGTCCAATTCAAAATTCAATACTATCTCAGCTGTGGTTGTCAGTCCGGATGGTATTGTCCACATTGCCGATCAGGCCAATTACAGGATTCGGTCAGTGATGGCGAGTATTCCTGATGCTAGCGGAACAAGAGAATACGAAATATACTCACCGGATACGcaagaaatatacatatttaacagATTCGGTCAGCACGTGATGACCAAAAACATTCTGACGGGAGAAGACAACTACGTATTCACGTATACCGTAAACACGAGGAACGGTAAGCTGAGTACTGTCACGGACGCCGCCGGGAACAAAGTGTTCTTGCTTCGAGATTATTCCAGCCTCGTTAATTCGATCGAAAATACGAAAGGTCAAAAATGCAGACTCAAAATGTCCCGGATGAAAATGCTCCAAGAACTCCGCACCCCGGATAACTTTAATGTTACATTCGACTATCATCGCACAACCGGGCTTCTCAAATCCAAATACGACAGCACTGGACGCAGCTACATCTACAACTACGATGAGTTCGGTAGACTGACGTCGGCTGTGACGCCGACCGGTAGAATCATAAACCTGACCTTCGATCTCGGACTCAAAGGCGCGATTGTTCGTGTGAGTGAAAATAACAGAAAACCAGTCTCCATATTAATCAAGGGATCCTCTGTGAATACCAAAATCGGGGAAGCAGAAAAGAAAACGATAATTTCAACTGACGGTAGCATTTCTTCCAGCATGCCTTGGGGACATGTTATCTCAACTGATACTGTTCCTTACACAATTTTAGCTGAAATCGACCCAATATTAGGAGAGAGCTATCCAGTACCGGCTAAACAAAGGACTGAAGTCGGCGGCGACTTGGCTAACCGATTCGAATGGCGCTACTTCTTGCGAAGACTGATGTCAAGCAAAGGAAAGAGCAGCAAGGCCGTCGCTCAGATTGGCCGTAAGCTGAGAGTGAACGGTGAGAACCTACTCACGCTTGAGTACGACAGAGATACCTCTACAGTCGCAGTTTTCATGGACGATAAGTACGAACTCCTGAATGTGACTTACGACCGAACCGCCAGACCAGTTAAATGGGGCCCAAGAAGTGGCATATTCTCTGAAGTGGAATTAGAATACGATAGATTCAATAGATTAACCCGTTGGAGCTGGGGCGATTTGAACGAAACCTATGGATTTGATAGAGCGGGAAGATTACACGAGATAAGATATGGCGATGGTTCTTCATTGGCTTACTCATTTAGAGATATGTTCACTAGTCTTCCGTTGAAAGTCACCACACCAAGAGGAAGCGATTACCTTTTGGATTACGATGATTCTGGCGCACTGCAAAATCTCACCACTCCACGGGGCCATATTCACACTTTCGCTCTCATGACATCACTCGGCTATTTCAAGTACCAGTATTTCTCTCCGATGAACAGGCACCCATACGAAATATTTTACAATGATGACGGACATATCCTCTCGAAGATATTCCCTCATCAATCCGGGAAAATCCTTTACGTATACGACGGCACCGGTAAACTGGAAACCGTCCTAGCTGGAGCCTCCGCTATTCGCTACGTGTACCACGACAATACGCACCTAGTCAAAAACGTCGAGATCTCCGATCCAGATTACGACTTGAAACAAGATTACAAATACCACGCAGGAATACTGAAAGACGCGAAAatgaaattcaattcaaaaagcGGCCTCAATAACGCACACTTCAAGTATCAATACGATGGTAACGCTAGGCTTTCCACAATTGATGTCAACATCAATAGCAAGGAAATGCCGCAGCTGAGGCTGAAATACAATCAAAACCTCGGCAGCCTTGAGGCGGTCAGCGACCTGAGGATCTACAGGAACACGTTCAATCGCACCGTCATGCAAGACACCAGTAAACAGTTCTTCACTATTACCGACTACGATGACCACGGcagaataaaaacatttttaattaacatcAAAGCTTTTGACGTCTTCCGCTTAGAACTAGAATACGACGCGAGAAATCGAATCAAAACGAAGAAGCTCATGATCGGCGACACCGCCTTCAGCGAACGAATAAGCTACAACTACGACGGGCATCTGATGGAAGTGGTCGGCTCGGAGGACGACCTTAAATACAACTACGACGAGAACGGCAACGTCATTGGCATTATCGAGCACGGCGAGAAACGTTATCTCGGCTACGACATCGGCGACCGAGTCGTTCAGTACGGCGACGTCGAGTTCAGCAGCTACGACGGCCGCGGCTTCGTCGTGAGGCGCGGGGAGCAGAAGTACCGATATAACTCGCGAGGCCAGTTCGTACACGCGTTCGAGAGAGACAAGTTCCAAACGTGGTACTACTACGACGACAGGAGCCGGCTAGTCGCGTGGAAGGACGACAAAAACAACATAACGCAGTTCTTCTACGCCAACCCCCAAACGCCCACCCTGATTACGCACATGCACCATCCTAAAACGGAAAAGACCGTCAGACTACTGTACGATCAGAGAGACTTCCTAACGTGCATCGAAACAGAAGAACAAAGGTTCTACGTAGCTACAGACCACAATGGATCGCCTCTAGCCGTGTTTGATGTAAAGGGCGATATTGTAAAAGAAATAAAGCGGAGTCCGTTCGGAAAGATCATCAAGGACTCCAACCCTAGTTTCTACGTACCTGTAGATTTCCACGGCGGCATATTTGACTATAACACCAACTTGATATATTTGGAGAACAGACTTTACGATCCCGTAGTGGGACAGTGGATGACGCCCAGCTGGGAACACCTGGCCACGAAACTGAGTCTCCCAACAGACATATTCATATATAGATTCAAGAACAACGATCCAATCAACAAACAGCAGAACGTTCCGTACATGACCAGCCTGAATAGCTGGCTGCAACTCTACGGGTACGATCTCAATAAAATGATGGGATCTAAATACATCAACGATATGATATTCCAGCCGATGACGTCAGTGACTGCGGCGCAATTGGCACCCGATTTCGGTGTGATGTCCGGACTACAATGTATCATTGAAAAG gtcAACGACAAGCTTTCCGACATAGAATTCGTACCAACACCCTTACTCAAGATGGAGCCCATCACGAGAAACCTTCTGCCGCGAGTCTCGTACAAGCGTGGCGTATTTGGCGAAGGCGTTCTCATCTCGAGGGTCGACGGCAGAGCGTTTATAAGCGTCGCGGACGGAGCCAACAGCGTCGTCGAAGACGTTATCACGACTGTCTTCAACAACTCTTACTTCCTGGATGTGCACTTCAGTATCCACGACCAGGACGTCTTCTATTTCGTGAAGGATAATTCACTTAAGATCCGGGATGACATGGAGGAACTGAGGCGGCTGTCGGGGAAATTCAACGTGTCTCAAGACGAAACTAACGACCAGGGACTAGAG GTCCGGGTTCACGCTGTGGGTAAGGGCTCTGCTCAAGCTGTCATAGTACTCCGTTACGGAGTCGACCCGGCCCAAGAGCGAATCAAATTACTGAAGCACGCTCACAAACGTGCCGCTACCAGGGCTTGGGAGAGGGAGAAAGCTCTCGTGGCGGCCGGCTGGGAAGGGCGGGGCTCCTGGACCGAGGAAGAGAAGGAGGAACTCATTTCTCACGGTATCGTAGACGGCTGGGCAGCGAGAGACGTCCATTCCATATCGAAGTACCCGCAGCTCGCCGACGATCCGGCCAACATTGTCTTCGTGCGCGACGGGAGAAGGAAACGAAGAAAGAGTGGCCGCTCTCGTCACCGCTCGTGA